From one Felis catus isolate Fca126 chromosome E2, F.catus_Fca126_mat1.0, whole genome shotgun sequence genomic stretch:
- the LOC101101097 gene encoding olfactory receptor 5: protein MERPLELGNVTRVQEFVLLGLSTRPDVRDVLFAVFLTLYLLTLLENTLIIYLICSHIELHKPMYFFLGNLSCLEMCYVSVTMPSLLVGLWTGPYHISFTACMTQLFFFIVLICTECTLLASMAYDRYVAICRPLHYPLLMRPQVCLGLALSSWLGGLLVSVAKTTCIASLSYCGPNVLNHFFCDVSPLLNLSCTHVALTELVDFISAIVILWGSLLMAITSYVAIGRAVLHMSSAAARRKALSTCASHLVVVGIFYSATLFIYARPSRIEAMDLNKVLSVIYTVVTPMCNPVIYCLRNREVQAAFCRTLHQS from the coding sequence atGGAGAGGCCCTTGGAGTTGGGCAATGTGACCAGAGTCCAGGAGTTTGTCTTGTTGGGTTTGTCCACAAGGCCAGACGTAAGGGATGTTCTGTTTGCCGTCTTCCTGACCCTCTACCTGCTGACCCTCCTGGAGAACACGCTCATCATCTACCTCATCTGCAGTCACATTGAGCTCCACAAgcccatgtatttcttcctgggCAACCTGAGCTGCCTGGAGATGTGCTATGTGTCCGTGACCATGCCCAGTCTGCTCGTGGGGCTGTGGACTGGACCTTACCATATTTCCTTCACAGCCTGCATGACACAGCTTTTCTTCTTCATAGTCCTCATCTGCACAGAGTGCACCCTCTTGGCCTCCATGGCTTATGACCGCTACGTGGCCATCTGCCGCCCACTCCATTACCCACTGCTCATGAGGCCCCAGGTCTGCCTGGGCTTAGCCTTGTCCTCATGGCTTGGGGGGCTGTTGGTCTCGGTGGCCAAGACGACATGCATTGCCAGCCTTTCCTACTGTGGCCCCAATGTCCTCAACCACTTCTTCTGTGACGTCTCCCCTCTGCTCAACCTGTCCTGCACCCACGTGGCCCTGACGGAGCTGGTGGACTTCATCTCTGCCATCGTCATCCTCTGGGGTTCCCTTCTCATGGCCATCACCTCCTATGTGGCCATCGGGAGGGCTGTGCTCCACATGTCATCAGCCGCTGCCCGCCGCAAAGCCCTCTCCACCTGCGCCTCCCACCTGGTGGTGGTGGGCATCTTCTACTCAGCCACTCTCTTCATCTACGCCCGTCCCAGCCGCATAGAAGCCATGGACCTCAACAAGGTGCTGTCTGTCATCTACACGGTGGTCACACCCATGTGCAATCCCGTCATCTACTGCCTGCGGAACAGGGAGGTCCAGGCAGCATTCTGCAGAACCCTACACCAGTCCTGA